One Synechococcus sp. JA-2-3B'a(2-13) genomic window carries:
- the era gene encoding GTPase Era yields the protein MSQELREQSAGHPHSPLDGRDPSPEGQGSIGDGGTESSAAAAEGESAPGRVSSGELSAIPVAPPGFKSGFAALIGRPNVGKSTLLNALVGQKVAITSPVAQTTRNRLQGILSLPQAQIIWVDTPGIHKPHHRLGEILVHNAQAAIAAVDVILFVVDGSVPAGRGDAFIAERIPAASPCLIVCNKADLLPRDAAVRQAHQESYQALRPGAPVVWVSALDPSSLTPLIQATIDLLPTGPYYYPPDLVTDQPERFIMAELIREQVLLQTREEVPHSVAVTIDQVEETPNVTRILATLYVERDSQKGILIGKGGERLKRIGQAARLQIQKLILGKVYLELFVKVRPHWRRSEHLLRDLGYSATPP from the coding sequence ATGTCACAAGAGCTACGAGAGCAGAGCGCCGGACATCCCCATTCTCCTTTAGACGGGAGGGATCCCTCCCCTGAGGGACAGGGATCCATTGGCGACGGCGGGACAGAGTCCTCCGCTGCTGCAGCAGAAGGGGAATCGGCGCCCGGTCGTGTCAGCAGTGGGGAACTGTCTGCGATCCCGGTTGCCCCGCCGGGGTTCAAGTCGGGATTTGCAGCGCTGATCGGGCGGCCCAATGTGGGCAAATCCACCCTGCTCAATGCCCTGGTGGGACAAAAGGTCGCCATCACTTCTCCCGTGGCCCAGACCACCCGCAACCGCCTGCAGGGGATCCTCTCCCTACCCCAAGCCCAGATCATCTGGGTGGATACCCCTGGCATCCACAAACCCCACCACCGCCTGGGGGAAATCTTGGTACACAACGCCCAGGCAGCCATTGCCGCTGTGGACGTGATCCTCTTCGTGGTGGATGGATCGGTGCCGGCAGGACGCGGGGATGCTTTTATTGCCGAGCGGATCCCTGCTGCTTCCCCCTGCCTGATCGTCTGCAACAAAGCGGATCTGCTTCCTCGGGATGCTGCCGTGCGCCAAGCTCACCAAGAGAGCTACCAAGCCCTGCGCCCCGGCGCTCCTGTCGTTTGGGTGTCTGCCTTGGATCCCAGCAGTTTGACACCCCTGATCCAAGCCACCATCGATCTGCTGCCCACCGGCCCCTACTACTACCCGCCGGATCTGGTGACGGATCAGCCGGAGCGGTTCATCATGGCGGAGCTGATCCGAGAACAGGTGCTGCTGCAGACCCGCGAGGAAGTGCCCCATTCCGTGGCCGTGACCATCGACCAGGTGGAAGAAACCCCCAACGTCACCCGCATCTTGGCCACCCTCTATGTAGAGCGGGACTCGCAAAAGGGGATCCTCATCGGCAAAGGGGGGGAAAGGCTCAAGCGGATCGGCCAGGCAGCCCGCCTGCAGATTCAAAAGCTGATCCTGGGCAAGGTGTACCTGGAGCTGTTTGTCAAGGTGCGGCCCCACTGGCGGCGCTCTGAGCACCTTCTGC
- a CDS encoding SpoIID/LytB domain-containing protein, giving the protein MASCQALTAKPRRFLGAPSRWRKQSTLISGLGLLLTALALHAADATGVREETLATAATPENPILHIGIVQRFGRSETDQVELAAPTGSLLTLEFPQADGSTQTQRTPRVSIGIVNRALTTPETVYRLILSSHKSFESAEANANHWQSLGISTEIAQPQEWQVWANRAYTPQQLIQIQQYAQKEGIPHVRLEVQERRERAELSWVHEHFRYHRTRLRVTSDAGYLRVNDHYYAGSITFQPNAYGSYTVVNAVPLETYLRGVVPHEVGPGAPFAAMAAQAILARTYALKNLHRFQVDDYQLCANTHCQVYKGLTGTHPRADEAIRQTSGLVLTYNGELVDAVYSSTNGGISAAFEDVWDGDPRPYLRPQADIAHRAPQGEERHQPGKPLDLRQESSFQAFLAQREGFNEAGVSRLFRWEFSLSLEELNTQLRAGQDYLGIPMPTWSSIAGMQILERSASGRVQVMQLDLQTAEGIRSILLRKDQVRLAFPRLYSTLFRIEPLKQGERLAGYRFIGGGFGHGVGLSQYGSYTLARQGFNAAQILAFYYPGTTLAPLGSLSLQLPAASAAYSIR; this is encoded by the coding sequence ATGGCCAGTTGTCAGGCTCTCACTGCCAAACCCCGTCGGTTTTTAGGGGCTCCGTCCCGCTGGCGCAAACAGAGCACCCTCATTTCCGGCTTGGGCCTGTTGCTGACGGCCTTGGCGCTCCATGCCGCCGACGCAACCGGAGTTCGTGAAGAGACCTTGGCCACGGCGGCCACCCCCGAAAACCCAATCCTGCACATAGGCATTGTGCAACGCTTTGGCCGTTCTGAGACGGATCAAGTGGAGCTGGCGGCGCCGACGGGATCCCTTCTCACCCTGGAATTCCCTCAAGCAGACGGCAGCACCCAGACCCAGCGAACGCCTCGGGTCAGCATCGGCATTGTCAATCGCGCCCTGACCACCCCGGAAACCGTATACCGTCTAATCCTCAGCAGCCACAAAAGTTTTGAGAGTGCCGAGGCCAACGCCAACCATTGGCAGTCTCTGGGCATCAGCACCGAGATCGCCCAGCCGCAAGAATGGCAGGTGTGGGCCAACCGCGCCTACACCCCGCAACAACTGATCCAGATTCAGCAGTATGCCCAGAAGGAAGGGATCCCCCATGTGCGGCTCGAGGTGCAGGAGCGACGCGAACGGGCGGAGCTAAGCTGGGTTCATGAACACTTTCGCTACCACCGCACCCGCCTCAGGGTGACCTCCGATGCCGGCTATCTACGGGTAAACGACCACTACTATGCCGGATCCATCACCTTTCAGCCCAATGCCTACGGCAGCTACACTGTGGTCAATGCCGTGCCTCTGGAAACCTATTTGCGGGGGGTAGTTCCCCACGAGGTGGGGCCAGGGGCTCCCTTTGCCGCCATGGCTGCCCAGGCGATTTTGGCGCGCACCTACGCCCTCAAGAACCTCCACCGCTTTCAGGTTGACGATTATCAGCTCTGCGCCAATACCCACTGCCAGGTTTACAAGGGATTGACCGGAACCCACCCGCGGGCTGACGAGGCCATTCGCCAAACCAGTGGCCTGGTGCTCACCTACAATGGCGAGCTGGTGGATGCTGTCTATTCCTCTACCAATGGCGGCATCTCGGCGGCCTTTGAAGATGTTTGGGACGGGGATCCGCGCCCCTACCTACGCCCGCAAGCGGATATTGCCCATCGTGCTCCGCAGGGCGAGGAGCGCCATCAACCGGGTAAGCCCCTGGATTTGCGGCAGGAGAGCAGCTTCCAGGCGTTTTTGGCCCAGCGAGAGGGCTTCAACGAAGCAGGAGTATCCCGCCTATTCCGCTGGGAGTTCTCCCTATCTTTGGAGGAGCTGAACACCCAGTTGCGGGCCGGCCAAGACTACCTAGGGATCCCGATGCCCACCTGGAGCAGCATCGCGGGGATGCAGATCCTGGAGCGCTCCGCCAGTGGCCGGGTGCAGGTGATGCAATTGGACTTGCAGACGGCAGAAGGGATCCGCTCGATTCTTTTGCGCAAGGATCAGGTACGCTTGGCTTTTCCTCGCCTGTACAGCACCCTGTTTCGGATAGAGCCTCTGAAACAAGGGGAGCGATTGGCAGGCTATCGCTTCATCGGTGGCGGCTTTGGCCATGGGGTGGGCCTGAGCCAGTATGGCTCCTATACCCTGGCTCGGCAGGGGTTTAACGCGGCACAAATCCTCGCTTTCTACTACCCCGGCACCACCTTGGCCCCGCTGGGATCCCTATCCTTGCAGTTGCCTGCCGCCTCAGCAGCCTACTCTATCCGCTAG
- a CDS encoding DUF1818 family protein, with protein MDAFPRLSVPDDGFPIATAGRRPSLHKGSGWRLGWDPTRSPFVALVGGETWALELTQEEWQAFVQGVQRLQQDMEAIASQLMAEESITLEQTFPALTLIASGSATAWGLYVQLHQGRRGEGFWPADVVPELCQALAQCFQEAL; from the coding sequence ATGGATGCTTTTCCTCGCCTGTCTGTTCCCGACGACGGGTTCCCAATCGCCACGGCGGGACGCCGCCCCTCTTTGCACAAGGGATCCGGCTGGAGGCTGGGCTGGGATCCCACCCGTTCCCCTTTTGTTGCCCTGGTGGGGGGAGAAACCTGGGCGCTGGAGCTCACTCAGGAGGAGTGGCAAGCGTTTGTGCAGGGGGTGCAGCGCCTGCAGCAGGATATGGAGGCCATCGCCTCCCAACTGATGGCGGAGGAGAGCATTACGCTGGAGCAGACTTTCCCTGCTTTGACGTTGATTGCCAGCGGCAGCGCCACCGCCTGGGGCCTCTACGTGCAATTGCATCAAGGCCGGCGCGGAGAAGGTTTTTGGCCTGCTGATGTTGTCCCTGAGCTGTGCCAGGCCCTCGCCCAATGCTTTCAGGAAGCTCTCTAG
- a CDS encoding FAD binding domain-containing protein, whose protein sequence is MDLHHLHTYIRPQQLEDLTAWDPGWNWLAGGTWLFSQPQPHLRGLVDLHPLDWNELEISAEGLKLGATCTFQQLLQYDWPPHWPGIRALCEGMASLASFKVAHLATIGGNLCLALSVGVVAPVLIALEATYTLIDLQGSLRHIPAQDFQTGPQQTLLQPGEALRSIWIPAQRLRGPSTFQRLGITQTDPALVIVAGSRDPDSGDYRFGLNAALSPPQLVRLGSRPNPEHLPQLLAEQAHGWIADFRASALYRQRMSEVLIRRCIDILG, encoded by the coding sequence ATGGATCTGCACCATCTGCACACTTACATTCGTCCCCAACAGCTTGAGGACTTGACCGCCTGGGATCCCGGCTGGAACTGGCTGGCCGGGGGGACTTGGCTCTTCTCCCAGCCGCAACCCCACCTGCGGGGACTGGTCGATTTGCATCCTCTGGACTGGAACGAGCTGGAAATCAGTGCAGAAGGGTTAAAACTGGGGGCAACCTGTACCTTCCAGCAACTGTTGCAATACGATTGGCCACCCCATTGGCCAGGGATCCGCGCCCTGTGCGAGGGAATGGCGTCTTTGGCCTCTTTTAAGGTGGCCCACTTGGCAACGATAGGGGGAAATCTCTGCCTGGCCCTGAGTGTCGGTGTCGTAGCACCCGTGTTGATCGCCCTTGAGGCCACCTACACGCTGATCGATCTGCAGGGATCCCTGCGCCACATCCCCGCTCAGGACTTTCAAACCGGCCCCCAACAAACTCTGCTGCAGCCGGGGGAAGCCTTGCGATCCATCTGGATCCCGGCCCAACGGCTGCGCGGCCCCAGCACCTTTCAGCGGCTCGGCATCACCCAAACGGATCCCGCCTTGGTGATCGTCGCTGGATCCCGCGATCCCGACTCAGGCGATTATCGCTTCGGGCTCAATGCCGCCCTTTCACCCCCACAACTGGTGCGGCTGGGATCCCGGCCCAATCCAGAACACCTTCCCCAACTTTTGGCAGAGCAAGCCCACGGCTGGATCGCGGATTTTCGGGCCAGCGCCCTTTACCGCCAACGCATGAGTGAGGTATTGATTCGCCGCTGTATAGACATCTTGGGCTAA
- a CDS encoding type IV pilin protein, translating to MTLIELLVVIVIVGTLCAVAIPNLLNHIRRSRVAEAQTALATIGRASEIFRMDFTVYPSGYADIEFGGIHGDRYLQDPWQAYNYRLPEVVPPTPGPSGIRWMTESHTYTAAGGNPLRCDIGLGDRQQEVLVSGYDLHNSCNLYH from the coding sequence ATGACATTGATCGAGTTGCTGGTGGTCATCGTGATTGTCGGTACTCTCTGCGCGGTGGCCATTCCCAACCTGCTCAACCACATTCGCCGCTCCAGAGTTGCTGAAGCCCAAACAGCTTTGGCGACCATTGGCCGTGCTTCGGAAATCTTCCGCATGGACTTTACGGTTTATCCCTCCGGCTACGCCGATATTGAATTCGGAGGGATCCACGGGGATCGTTATCTGCAAGATCCCTGGCAAGCCTACAACTACCGTCTTCCCGAAGTTGTTCCTCCCACACCTGGCCCAAGCGGCATTCGTTGGATGACGGAGTCTCACACCTACACAGCTGCTGGTGGGAATCCCCTGCGCTGTGACATCGGCCTCGGGGATCGCCAGCAAGAGGTTCTGGTCTCTGGCTACGACCTGCACAACTCCTGCAACCTTTATCATTGA